Proteins found in one Pontibacter sp. SGAir0037 genomic segment:
- a CDS encoding TerB family tellurite resistance protein: protein MFGFFESEETKKVKSHITNLGALAKADGHVDPNEISFIISIGQKHGMSESEVRALLSDSTHVNPQVPSNDLERFDQIYDLVEMMLADGIVDESEMKFCIHMASRLGYSKSIVGVLVNKISMGVKDGYTREFIRQEAQSIFNN from the coding sequence ATGTTTGGTTTTTTTGAAAGCGAAGAAACAAAAAAGGTGAAGAGCCACATTACTAACCTGGGCGCACTTGCCAAAGCAGATGGGCATGTAGACCCGAACGAGATCAGCTTCATTATCTCGATCGGGCAGAAACACGGTATGAGCGAAAGCGAAGTACGTGCTTTACTTTCAGATTCCACGCATGTTAATCCCCAGGTACCTTCCAACGATTTAGAGCGTTTCGATCAGATATACGATCTGGTGGAAATGATGCTGGCAGACGGTATTGTTGACGAAAGTGAAATGAAGTTTTGTATTCACATGGCCTCCCGGCTTGGCTATAGTAAAAGTATAGTAGGAGTGCTGGTGAATAAGATATCAATGGGTGTAAAAGATGGCTATACCCGTGAATTTATCAGGCAGGAAGCACAATCAATATTTAACAATTAA
- the pfkA gene encoding 6-phosphofructokinase, translating to MKKIGVFTSGGDAPGMNACIRAVVRASIYHGLEIYGIQRGYNGMINGEIFQMQSTSVSNIIQKGGTILKSARSKEFMTKEGRKQAYEQLQKHGIEGLVAIGGNGTFTGASIFYEEYGIPTLGAPGTIDNDLYGTDYTIGYDTAVNTALDAIDKIRDTADSHERLFFVEVMGRDSGYIAIPCAIGGGAEIVMIPEALTSIEAVTASLTQGRNKNKTSFVIVIAEGEKEGNSTVIARQVSEVLPHLDSRVTILGHVQRGGKPTASDRMLASQLGIACVEGLMAGRTNEMAGIVNSELVFTPFIDTITKKKMINPNYTRMVDILSV from the coding sequence ATGAAAAAAATAGGTGTATTTACTTCAGGAGGCGACGCTCCGGGTATGAATGCATGTATCAGAGCGGTTGTCCGTGCCTCCATATACCATGGGCTGGAGATTTACGGAATACAGCGCGGATACAACGGTATGATAAACGGAGAAATTTTCCAGATGCAGTCAACCTCTGTTAGTAACATCATCCAGAAAGGCGGCACTATACTTAAGTCTGCCAGAAGCAAAGAGTTTATGACCAAAGAAGGTCGCAAACAGGCCTATGAACAGTTACAAAAACATGGTATAGAAGGCCTGGTTGCCATTGGCGGTAATGGTACTTTTACAGGTGCCAGCATTTTTTACGAAGAATACGGAATTCCTACCTTAGGTGCTCCGGGCACTATTGATAACGACCTGTACGGAACCGACTATACCATTGGCTACGATACAGCAGTAAACACAGCCCTGGACGCGATTGACAAAATACGGGACACAGCAGACAGCCATGAGCGCTTGTTTTTTGTAGAGGTAATGGGCCGCGACTCAGGCTATATAGCTATACCTTGTGCAATTGGCGGTGGCGCTGAAATTGTTATGATACCGGAAGCCCTTACTTCTATCGAGGCCGTAACAGCCAGCCTCACCCAGGGCCGCAACAAGAACAAAACTTCATTTGTGATTGTAATTGCTGAAGGTGAAAAAGAAGGTAACTCTACAGTTATAGCACGCCAGGTATCAGAAGTTTTACCACACCTGGACAGCCGGGTAACTATTCTTGGGCACGTACAACGCGGAGGCAAGCCAACAGCCTCTGACCGTATGTTGGCCAGCCAGTTAGGCATTGCCTGTGTGGAAGGATTAATGGCGGGCCGCACAAACGAAATGGCTGGTATCGTAAACTCTGAACTTGTATTTACACCGTTTATAGATACCATTACCAAAAAGAAAATGATCAATCCGAACTACACCAGGATGGTAGACATTCTTTCGGTTTAA
- a CDS encoding response regulator, producing MADKTILIAEDSSVILNLTKKILELQNYKILTAKNGGEVIKQVESNKIDAILMDLNIPIKNGMDCTREIRAHENKDIAKIPIIAVTGNANNYTMEDFKEAGINAYLPKPLDFDMLVQTVKQHTEQ from the coding sequence ATGGCAGACAAAACCATTCTGATTGCAGAAGATAGTTCTGTGATCCTTAACCTGACAAAAAAGATTTTAGAGCTTCAAAACTACAAGATACTAACTGCTAAGAACGGTGGCGAAGTAATCAAACAAGTAGAGAGCAATAAAATTGATGCGATTTTAATGGACCTGAACATTCCGATTAAAAACGGCATGGACTGTACCCGTGAAATCCGTGCACATGAAAACAAAGACATTGCTAAAATTCCTATTATTGCGGTAACAGGAAATGCCAACAACTACACTATGGAGGATTTTAAAGAAGCCGGCATTAACGCTTACCTGCCTAAGCCTCTCGATTTCGACATGTTGGTGCAAACTGTAAAACAGCATACAGAACAATAA
- a CDS encoding PAS domain S-box protein, with protein sequence MPSITNRQNTEEIISQAQTLLHLSTQLAKPSIGLLVALTNGKIVAANKAAQDFCPSHQDLTSSELAVVLGKTAAELDEALDSLKTELKLSGIARIPDNEVVPQLFTYTFTLIEFGGSHFICVELMPSGSPQVSLPKDQDNYHSVFENSTEPLFILDREGRFIDINRTALALVNQQKEEIIGKSIFKHFDLNLFERIALKGQIQQALEGTPQKFEWWLHEKTHELLPVEISLLKGTFKGEPVIFGSARNLIEIVGAEQSVRFRNHQLEFVNNLITNLSAAGNKQEILKTTVDELLEKSDVTAGCVYTYSKTEGKVLLAYSAGEINQIELPSELEVSQELVQRLHGYEKRRATSEVNELFEQYIHQKLTVLSISTDTAFEAFIVVWTDDEKKITQSFTSLLDFINTAISNYIARHELQLQLSNSEDKYKMLFESSYDAILLFRDGKVVDCNEKALQFFRCKYEDIVGHTPIDFSPPYQPDGSHSKEKTAQLMQEVLTTGNPMTFEWKNLRKDGTMFDSEININRIMIDGKYHVQAFKRDITQRKTVQLAKRREEVMKESMMQFRDFLEKVNLIYYSLDKNGIITHANDYFIKYTEYTEEELIGQNFFLLLVPEQDRLARRHELARAMQSRKMNTYYERDIVTKSGQLKTYRWNSMLEYDPDGEPIGITNVGKDMTDKRIAMEALKDNKVRLQDLFDNAHDLIQNLSIDNKFIFVNKAWRDRLGYSDEDIESLTLNDIVHPYYKAKLLYQLRNLYKGESVNKVETVFLTKAGKPVHLIGSITCSWQDGAPVATRAILHDITDRIKSERLQKVYYSIANLAISSKDNYSLYSAIHRELSKIIETRNIYIALCDKERRHLQFVYLIDQFIDKSSNAQIRRPFSNGLSEYIIQTGKPLYMQKQELLELSKKEGFTVMGAIPEVILCSPLSIGDRIIGVIALQDYQNADAYVPADIEILHFISNQVALAIERKRNEEQINTQNAKLNAIFESGSHHMWSVNRDFELTSFNRNFFNEFKKRSGNEIQLYTRLNDNKLLDFHENSFDYWKEKYEKAFEGEPQLFEVRLKESDTWREVYLNPIYLEDGSFEEVSAIALDITEKKGSQLALAENEKKFRRIFESFQDVYYRVSMEGIVELVSPSVYHLIGFTEQEILGQSASKVFVNEEDITSTKNLLLDKESIRDVELDIYCKNGATKTILMDSRLIYDSEGVPIATEGVIRDVSELKKTQIALLKSKEEAENLLKVKTQFLANMSHELRTPMNGIIGMIDLLSQINTDEEQQEYIDTLRKSSDALLAILNDILDLSKMQAGKLVISESAIDLHDTLGKIHSLFANRAQQKDLNFTYQISEQTPRYIFTDETRFLQILSNLTSNAIKFTNEGEVNISVSSKSLKKETFMLHVRVKDSGIGISEEDQQLLFTDFTQLDNSSTKTFGGTGLGLAISKQITQLLGGDIGVESDGQNGSTFWFDIKIRKADYEEVESQLKLMQMQQAEVEVLQDSPYILLVDDNQINQKVAEKLLERLGCRIDVASNGFEAIELATTNTYNIILMDIQMPEMDGVTATKHLKEQLKEACPPVIAMTAYSMKDDAEKFLNQGMDDYISKPVKSSALHTVISKWQARAGAEGNHEGTDSFAKPVTLPEEPVAEQNIIDTTIVEQLILMGGEEFTMQLYSEFEEEAAELLETAKKDLAAQHYNSILSTLHQLKGTGFTLGINSFAELAKQLEHDIKGEKFEHVAENFSKLLEQYDFYRKAYKNIII encoded by the coding sequence ATGCCATCCATAACCAACAGGCAAAATACTGAAGAAATTATTTCTCAGGCGCAAACCCTTTTACATTTATCAACTCAACTGGCCAAACCATCCATCGGTTTACTGGTAGCTTTAACCAACGGTAAGATAGTTGCTGCAAACAAAGCTGCACAGGATTTCTGCCCGAGCCATCAGGATCTAACCTCGTCAGAGCTGGCAGTTGTTTTAGGAAAGACCGCAGCAGAACTGGATGAAGCATTGGACAGCTTAAAAACAGAGCTGAAGCTGAGCGGTATAGCCCGGATTCCTGATAACGAGGTCGTACCTCAACTCTTTACCTATACCTTTACACTAATAGAGTTTGGCGGTTCCCATTTTATATGTGTTGAGCTCATGCCGTCTGGTTCGCCTCAGGTATCCTTACCCAAAGACCAGGACAACTACCACAGTGTTTTTGAAAACAGCACAGAACCGCTCTTTATACTGGACAGGGAAGGACGTTTTATAGATATCAACAGAACAGCGCTTGCCCTTGTAAATCAGCAGAAAGAGGAAATTATCGGTAAATCTATCTTTAAGCATTTTGATCTGAACCTTTTTGAGCGCATCGCTTTGAAAGGGCAGATACAGCAGGCACTTGAGGGAACCCCGCAAAAGTTTGAGTGGTGGCTGCACGAGAAAACACATGAGTTGCTACCGGTAGAAATATCTTTACTAAAAGGTACTTTTAAAGGGGAGCCTGTGATTTTCGGTTCAGCCAGAAACCTGATCGAAATAGTTGGAGCAGAACAAAGTGTCAGGTTCAGAAACCACCAGCTGGAATTTGTGAATAACCTCATCACCAACCTTTCAGCAGCTGGCAATAAGCAGGAAATCTTAAAAACAACGGTAGATGAATTGCTTGAAAAAAGCGATGTTACCGCGGGTTGTGTATATACTTATTCCAAAACCGAAGGAAAGGTTTTGCTAGCCTATTCAGCAGGTGAAATCAATCAGATAGAGCTGCCTTCGGAGCTGGAAGTAAGCCAGGAACTTGTGCAGCGATTGCATGGGTACGAAAAGCGCCGTGCGACCAGCGAAGTAAACGAGTTGTTCGAGCAATACATCCACCAGAAGCTTACCGTATTATCTATCAGCACCGATACTGCTTTTGAGGCGTTTATTGTTGTCTGGACAGACGACGAAAAGAAAATTACGCAGAGCTTTACTTCTCTGCTCGATTTCATCAATACCGCCATCAGTAACTACATTGCAAGGCATGAGCTGCAGCTGCAGTTGTCAAACTCAGAAGATAAGTACAAAATGCTTTTTGAGTCTTCTTACGATGCTATCCTTCTTTTCAGAGATGGCAAAGTAGTAGACTGCAATGAAAAGGCTTTGCAGTTTTTCCGCTGTAAGTACGAAGACATTGTTGGCCACACACCTATAGATTTCTCGCCACCATACCAGCCCGATGGATCGCATTCGAAAGAGAAAACAGCTCAGCTGATGCAAGAGGTACTTACAACGGGTAATCCGATGACATTCGAATGGAAGAATCTTCGGAAGGATGGCACCATGTTCGACTCTGAAATCAATATCAACCGCATTATGATAGACGGCAAGTATCATGTGCAGGCCTTTAAGAGAGACATTACGCAACGGAAAACGGTGCAGCTTGCCAAACGCCGCGAGGAAGTGATGAAGGAATCGATGATGCAGTTCAGAGACTTTCTCGAAAAAGTAAACCTTATCTACTATAGCTTGGATAAAAATGGCATTATAACCCATGCCAACGACTATTTTATTAAATACACCGAGTATACTGAAGAAGAACTGATCGGGCAGAACTTCTTCCTGCTGCTTGTGCCGGAGCAAGACAGGCTGGCACGCAGGCATGAATTAGCCAGGGCCATGCAGTCCCGCAAGATGAATACTTATTATGAACGGGATATTGTTACAAAATCGGGGCAGTTAAAGACGTACCGCTGGAACTCTATGCTGGAGTACGACCCGGACGGCGAGCCAATCGGCATTACAAATGTGGGCAAAGACATGACCGACAAACGTATTGCCATGGAAGCCCTGAAAGACAATAAAGTGAGGCTGCAGGACCTGTTCGACAATGCCCATGACCTTATTCAGAACCTTTCGATAGACAATAAATTTATTTTTGTAAACAAGGCCTGGAGAGATCGCCTTGGCTACAGCGACGAAGACATTGAGTCGCTGACGCTAAACGATATTGTGCACCCTTATTACAAGGCAAAGCTCTTGTACCAGTTGCGCAATCTCTACAAAGGAGAGAGTGTAAACAAGGTGGAAACCGTATTCCTTACCAAAGCCGGAAAGCCTGTTCACCTGATTGGCAGTATCACCTGCAGCTGGCAGGATGGTGCGCCTGTTGCTACGCGAGCCATTTTGCACGACATAACAGATCGCATAAAATCCGAACGCCTGCAAAAGGTTTATTACAGCATTGCAAACCTGGCTATCAGCAGTAAAGACAACTATTCGCTTTACAGCGCTATCCACCGGGAGCTTAGCAAAATTATAGAAACACGGAATATCTACATTGCCCTCTGTGATAAGGAAAGGCGCCACCTTCAGTTTGTGTACCTGATCGATCAGTTCATCGACAAGTCTTCTAATGCCCAGATCAGGAGGCCGTTCTCGAATGGTTTATCCGAGTATATTATCCAGACAGGTAAACCGCTCTACATGCAGAAGCAGGAATTACTGGAGTTGTCTAAAAAAGAAGGCTTTACAGTAATGGGCGCTATACCGGAAGTGATACTCTGCTCGCCGCTGTCTATTGGCGACCGCATTATTGGTGTTATCGCGCTGCAAGACTATCAGAATGCCGATGCTTATGTGCCTGCCGATATTGAAATACTGCACTTTATTTCGAACCAGGTAGCCCTTGCGATTGAAAGAAAACGCAACGAAGAACAGATTAATACTCAGAATGCGAAGTTGAACGCCATTTTTGAAAGTGGTTCGCATCATATGTGGTCTGTTAACCGTGATTTTGAACTGACATCTTTTAACCGCAACTTCTTTAATGAATTTAAGAAGCGTAGCGGCAACGAAATACAGCTTTACACACGCCTGAACGATAACAAGCTGCTGGATTTCCACGAAAACTCTTTCGACTACTGGAAAGAAAAGTATGAAAAAGCATTTGAAGGAGAACCTCAGCTCTTCGAAGTGCGCCTTAAAGAATCCGATACCTGGCGCGAAGTATACCTGAACCCTATTTACCTGGAGGATGGCTCTTTTGAAGAAGTATCGGCTATTGCGCTGGATATCACCGAAAAGAAAGGCTCGCAGCTGGCTCTTGCAGAAAACGAGAAAAAATTCCGCCGTATTTTCGAGTCGTTCCAGGATGTGTACTACAGAGTTTCCATGGAAGGCATTGTGGAACTGGTTAGCCCATCGGTTTACCACCTGATTGGCTTTACCGAGCAGGAGATACTGGGCCAGAGCGCATCTAAAGTTTTTGTAAACGAGGAGGATATTACCTCTACCAAAAACCTTCTGCTCGACAAAGAAAGCATCCGGGATGTTGAGCTGGATATTTACTGCAAAAACGGTGCTACCAAAACGATACTCATGGACTCCAGGCTGATCTACGATTCAGAAGGTGTTCCTATCGCAACAGAAGGTGTCATCAGGGATGTGTCGGAGTTGAAGAAAACCCAGATCGCACTTTTAAAATCCAAAGAAGAAGCCGAAAACCTGCTCAAGGTGAAAACGCAGTTCCTGGCAAACATGAGCCACGAATTACGCACGCCCATGAACGGTATTATTGGTATGATTGATCTGCTCAGCCAGATTAACACCGATGAAGAGCAGCAGGAGTATATCGATACCCTTCGCAAATCTTCGGATGCCTTGCTGGCTATATTAAATGATATTCTGGATCTCTCGAAAATGCAGGCAGGCAAGCTGGTAATCAGTGAATCCGCCATCGATTTGCACGATACATTAGGAAAAATACACTCCTTATTTGCCAATCGTGCGCAGCAAAAAGATCTCAATTTTACATACCAGATATCGGAACAAACGCCACGTTATATCTTCACAGACGAAACCCGTTTCCTGCAGATACTGTCAAACCTGACTTCCAACGCCATTAAATTTACCAACGAAGGCGAAGTTAACATCAGCGTAAGCAGTAAGTCCCTTAAAAAAGAAACCTTTATGCTGCATGTCCGGGTGAAAGATTCAGGTATAGGCATTTCTGAAGAAGATCAGCAGTTGTTGTTTACAGACTTCACACAGCTAGACAATTCTTCTACCAAAACATTTGGCGGCACAGGCCTGGGGCTGGCTATTTCTAAACAGATAACACAACTTCTGGGAGGAGATATCGGAGTTGAATCTGACGGACAGAACGGCAGCACCTTTTGGTTTGATATCAAAATAAGAAAGGCTGATTATGAGGAAGTGGAAAGCCAGCTGAAATTAATGCAAATGCAGCAGGCGGAAGTGGAAGTTCTGCAGGACAGCCCGTACATTCTGCTTGTTGATGATAACCAGATTAACCAGAAAGTAGCAGAAAAGCTCCTGGAACGGTTAGGCTGCAGGATTGATGTGGCATCGAATGGCTTTGAGGCAATAGAACTGGCTACCACGAATACCTATAACATTATTCTGATGGATATCCAGATGCCGGAGATGGATGGCGTTACGGCAACAAAGCATCTGAAAGAACAGCTGAAAGAGGCTTGTCCGCCTGTTATTGCCATGACAGCCTATTCAATGAAAGACGATGCCGAGAAGTTTTTAAACCAGGGCATGGACGATTATATTTCCAAACCGGTAAAAAGCAGTGCTTTACACACCGTCATATCTAAATGGCAAGCCAGAGCCGGTGCAGAGGGTAACCACGAGGGTACTGATTCATTTGCAAAACCTGTAACTTTGCCTGAAGAACCAGTAGCGGAGCAGAACATAATTGACACAACAATTGTGGAACAGCTCATACTAATGGGTGGTGAAGAATTTACCATGCAATTGTACAGCGAATTTGAGGAAGAAGCAGCCGAATTACTTGAAACAGCCAAAAAAGATTTGGCAGCACAACATTACAATAGTATTTTGAGTACATTGCATCAACTAAAAGGCACTGGTTTTACGCTGGGCATAAATTCTTTTGCTGAACTTGCTAAGCAACTGGAGCACGATATTAAAGGTGAGAAATTTGAGCATGTAGCCGAAAATTTCTCTAAGTTGCTGGAACAATATGATTTCTACCGAAAAGCGTACAAGAATATAATTATTTAA
- the miaA gene encoding tRNA (adenosine(37)-N6)-dimethylallyltransferase MiaA produces the protein MEQTNKMKYLVVIAGPTAVGKTDLCVQLAKHYHAEIISADSRQFYKEMQIGTAKPTAEEQQGVVHHFVDSHHIMEEYNAGAFEQDVLQLLQELFTRKDVVLLTGGSGLYIRAVCEGMDEMPETDAQVREQLTQRLEQDGLAPLLDQLQQLDPVYYEQVDKANPQRVVRALEVCVSSGQPYSSFRKSKKQQRPFQVIKIGLNRERAELYGRIDKRMDLMLSRGLLEEAKQLYPYRAHNALQTVGYKEIFDYLENAYEWEEAVRLLKRNSRRYAKRQLTWFNKHTDYTWFHPEQWDEIVAFIDEQIKK, from the coding sequence ATGGAGCAAACAAACAAGATGAAGTATCTGGTGGTAATAGCAGGGCCGACTGCTGTTGGAAAGACAGACCTGTGTGTGCAGCTGGCAAAGCACTATCATGCTGAGATAATTTCAGCAGATTCCAGGCAGTTTTATAAAGAGATGCAGATCGGAACAGCAAAGCCAACGGCAGAAGAGCAGCAGGGGGTTGTACATCATTTTGTAGACTCCCATCATATAATGGAAGAATATAATGCCGGGGCTTTTGAGCAAGATGTGCTGCAACTGCTGCAAGAGCTGTTTACCCGAAAGGATGTTGTTTTACTTACGGGCGGCTCCGGTTTATATATTCGTGCTGTGTGCGAAGGCATGGACGAAATGCCTGAAACAGATGCCCAGGTTAGAGAACAGCTTACGCAAAGGCTGGAGCAAGATGGGCTGGCGCCGCTTCTGGATCAGTTGCAGCAGCTCGATCCGGTGTATTATGAACAGGTAGATAAAGCCAATCCGCAACGGGTTGTAAGGGCTTTGGAGGTGTGTGTATCCAGCGGGCAGCCCTATTCATCTTTCCGAAAAAGCAAAAAGCAGCAACGGCCTTTCCAAGTTATCAAGATTGGGTTAAACCGGGAGAGAGCTGAGCTATACGGGCGCATCGATAAACGAATGGACCTGATGCTATCGCGGGGGCTGCTGGAAGAGGCAAAGCAGCTGTATCCGTACCGGGCTCATAATGCCTTGCAAACTGTCGGATACAAAGAAATTTTCGATTACCTGGAGAATGCCTATGAATGGGAGGAAGCTGTGCGGTTACTGAAACGCAACAGCCGCAGGTATGCCAAAAGGCAACTAACCTGGTTTAACAAACATACAGATTATACCTGGTTTCACCCGGAGCAATGGGACGAGATAGTAGCTTTTATAGATGAGCAGATAAAAAAATGA